One window from the genome of Streptomyces sp. NBC_00287 encodes:
- a CDS encoding ABC transporter ATP-binding protein — protein sequence MTSTDQQPFLSVRDLKVHFSTEDGIVKAVDGLTFDLAKGKTLGIVGESGSGKSVTNLTILGLHDRHRTAIDGEILLDGKELITASERELERLRGNKMAMIFQDALASLSPYHTIGTQIGETYRKHTGASKKEARARAIEMLKRVGIPQPDIRVDDYPHQFSGGMRQRAMIAMALVCDPELLIADEPTTALDVTVQAQIMDLLKDLQKEFGTAIIFITHDLGVIADIADDVLVMYGGRCVERGTKEEVLRTPQHPYTLGLLSSMPSLDGPVDVPLSPIPGSPPSLLNPPSGCRFHPRCNFAEKVAGGLCSTERPQLEVEDGRGSACHLTLDQRQEFFADLAGSRH from the coding sequence GTGACGAGCACCGATCAGCAGCCCTTCCTGTCCGTCAGGGATCTGAAGGTCCATTTCTCCACCGAGGACGGCATCGTCAAGGCCGTCGACGGGCTCACCTTCGATCTCGCCAAGGGCAAGACGCTCGGCATCGTGGGTGAATCAGGTTCCGGCAAGTCCGTCACCAACCTGACGATCCTGGGTCTGCACGACCGCCACCGCACCGCGATCGACGGGGAGATCCTGCTCGACGGCAAGGAGCTGATCACCGCCTCCGAGCGGGAGCTGGAGCGGCTGCGCGGCAACAAGATGGCCATGATCTTCCAGGACGCGCTGGCCTCGCTGTCGCCGTACCACACCATCGGCACGCAGATCGGCGAGACGTACCGCAAGCACACCGGTGCCTCCAAGAAGGAGGCCCGGGCGCGGGCGATCGAGATGCTGAAGCGGGTGGGCATCCCGCAGCCGGACATCCGGGTGGACGACTACCCGCACCAGTTCTCCGGCGGTATGCGCCAGCGCGCGATGATCGCGATGGCGCTGGTCTGCGACCCCGAGCTGCTGATCGCCGACGAGCCGACCACGGCGCTGGACGTCACCGTGCAGGCCCAGATCATGGACCTGCTCAAGGACCTCCAGAAGGAGTTCGGCACCGCGATCATCTTCATCACGCACGACCTCGGCGTCATCGCCGATATCGCGGACGATGTGCTGGTGATGTACGGCGGCCGGTGTGTGGAGCGGGGCACGAAGGAGGAGGTGCTGCGCACGCCGCAGCACCCCTACACCCTGGGCCTGTTGAGCTCCATGCCGAGCCTCGACGGCCCGGTCGACGTCCCGCTGTCGCCGATCCCGGGCTCGCCGCCCTCGCTCCTCAACCCGCCGTCCGGCTGCCGCTTCCACCCGCGCTGCAACTTCGCCGAGAAGGTCGCGGGCGGGCTGTGCTCCACCGAGCGTCCGCAGCTGGAGGTCGAGGACGGCCGGGGGTCCGCCTGCCACCTCACGCTCGACCAGCGCCAGGAATTCTTCGCCGACCTCGCCGGATCCCGGCACTGA
- a CDS encoding ABC transporter permease produces the protein MFRFLVRRVLGALVILLVISAVTFFLFYAIPRDPARMACGKVCDDQLLAQVRQNLGIADPMPVQYWHWLQGIFMGRDYAGVGHCDAPCLGYSFTNSEPVFDTIMDRFPTTLSLAFGAAFFFLIIGVGTGMIAAVKQGKPLDKIASSFSLLGSSMQIYFVGYIAMFFLVQQLGLLSQPSYTPITENPGAWVSGLLLPWIVLSIIFTANYTRMTRSQLVEQLSEDYVRTARAKGLSQRNVFFRFAWRGAMGPIVTIFGIDMGTLIGGAIITESTFSLQGIGTLAVRAVTDSDLPMLLGVTVVAAAGIVFANIIVDAVYALIDPRIRLA, from the coding sequence ATGTTCCGTTTCCTGGTCCGCCGAGTGCTCGGCGCGCTCGTCATTCTGCTGGTCATCAGCGCCGTCACCTTCTTCCTCTTCTACGCCATCCCGCGTGACCCGGCGCGGATGGCCTGCGGCAAGGTCTGCGACGACCAACTGCTCGCGCAGGTACGGCAGAACCTCGGGATCGCCGACCCGATGCCGGTCCAGTACTGGCACTGGCTGCAGGGCATCTTCATGGGGCGCGACTACGCCGGCGTCGGGCACTGCGACGCGCCGTGCCTCGGCTACTCGTTCACCAACAGCGAGCCGGTCTTCGACACGATCATGGACCGCTTCCCGACCACGCTGTCCCTCGCCTTCGGCGCGGCCTTCTTCTTCCTGATCATCGGCGTCGGTACGGGCATGATCGCGGCGGTGAAGCAGGGCAAGCCGCTGGACAAGATCGCCAGCTCGTTCTCGCTGCTCGGCTCGTCGATGCAGATCTACTTCGTCGGCTACATCGCGATGTTCTTCCTGGTGCAGCAGCTCGGTCTGCTGAGCCAGCCGTCGTACACACCGATCACCGAGAACCCCGGCGCCTGGGTCTCGGGCCTGCTGCTGCCGTGGATCGTGCTCTCCATCATCTTCACGGCCAACTACACCCGTATGACGCGCTCGCAGCTCGTGGAGCAGCTGAGCGAGGACTATGTGCGCACGGCCCGCGCCAAGGGCCTGTCCCAGCGCAATGTCTTCTTCCGCTTCGCCTGGCGCGGCGCCATGGGCCCGATCGTGACGATCTTCGGCATCGACATGGGCACGCTGATCGGCGGCGCGATCATCACCGAGTCGACGTTCAGCCTTCAGGGCATCGGCACGCTGGCCGTCCGTGCGGTGACCGACAGCGACCTGCCCATGCTGCTCGGCGTCACCGTGGTCGCGGCGGCCGGCATCGTCTTCGCCAACATCATCGTGGACGCCGTCTACGCCCTTATCGACCCGCGCATCCGGCTCGCCTGA
- a CDS encoding ABC transporter ATP-binding protein, translating to MSNTNPLLDVTGLTKHFPVKGGFPIRRTIGAVQAVDGLDFQVHEGESLGLVGESGCGKSTTGRLITRLLEPTGGKISYRGEDITHAGRKQLAPIRSEIQMIFQDPYASLNPRQTVGKIISGPMEINDIHPEGGREKRVRELLEIVGLNPEHYNRFPHEFSGGQRQRIGVARALALEPKLIVADEPVSALDVSIQAQVVNLLQKVQRELGIAFVFIAHDLAVVRHFSQRVAVMYLGKIVEIADRDDLYGNPRHPYTRALLSAVPEATADDQPARERIRLQGDVPSPINPPSGCRFRTRCWKATDKCASEAPPLVQVEGNKPGHLTACHYPETEATVPAPRLSKDPEAAV from the coding sequence ATGAGCAACACCAACCCCCTCCTGGACGTCACCGGTCTGACCAAGCACTTCCCGGTCAAGGGCGGCTTCCCGATCCGGCGCACGATCGGCGCGGTGCAGGCCGTCGACGGCCTGGACTTCCAGGTGCACGAGGGCGAGAGCCTCGGTCTGGTGGGAGAGTCCGGCTGCGGCAAGTCCACCACCGGCCGCCTGATCACCCGGCTCCTCGAGCCCACGGGCGGCAAGATCTCCTACCGCGGCGAGGACATCACCCACGCGGGTCGCAAACAGCTCGCCCCGATCAGGTCCGAGATCCAGATGATCTTCCAGGACCCCTACGCCTCCCTCAACCCCCGGCAGACGGTCGGCAAGATCATCTCCGGCCCGATGGAGATCAACGACATCCACCCGGAGGGCGGCCGCGAGAAGCGGGTCCGCGAGCTCCTGGAGATCGTCGGCCTCAACCCCGAGCACTACAACCGCTTCCCGCACGAGTTCTCCGGCGGCCAGCGCCAGCGCATCGGGGTCGCCCGTGCGCTCGCCCTGGAGCCGAAGCTGATCGTCGCGGACGAGCCGGTGTCGGCCCTGGACGTCTCGATCCAGGCCCAGGTCGTGAACCTGCTCCAGAAGGTGCAGCGGGAGCTGGGCATCGCGTTCGTCTTCATCGCCCACGACCTGGCTGTCGTACGGCACTTCTCGCAGCGCGTCGCGGTCATGTACCTGGGTAAGATCGTCGAGATCGCCGACCGCGACGACCTGTACGGCAACCCGCGCCACCCCTACACGCGGGCCCTGCTGTCCGCCGTACCCGAGGCCACGGCGGACGACCAGCCCGCCCGCGAGCGCATCCGCCTCCAGGGCGACGTGCCCTCCCCGATCAACCCGCCCTCCGGCTGCCGCTTCCGCACCCGCTGCTGGAAGGCGACGGACAAGTGCGCCTCCGAGGCGCCGCCGCTGGTCCAGGTCGAGGGCAACAAGCCGGGCCATCTGACCGCCTGCCACTACCCGGAGACGGAGGCCACCGTGCCCGCGCCCCGTCTCTCCAAGGACCCCGAGGCCGCGGTCTGA